Genomic segment of Salvia hispanica cultivar TCC Black 2014 chromosome 2, UniMelb_Shisp_WGS_1.0, whole genome shotgun sequence:
aatttttttttgctttaatcatcacattaaaaatatgGTTGCTCTAGTTTGGATTGAGAATCAAGTTTTAATCGTTGCATCAGTTGTTGGATGTCGGCAAAATATTGCTTAAAGCTTTGGAATAGTCGAATAAATTACTGAAATTATATATGGATCGTAATCATattaaaaagatgaaatatcTGCGAAAATATTTTGCTTTGATTAATCTGAATATGCAATATTCacattggttttataatattacaattacaattacaacATTATTTAACAGCTGAAaaactttatttaaaaatattaaaatacaatactactagtattcaGATTGATAGATTAGATGTGACGtaatattatgttttgtttaatatgattaattcgACCTAATACTTACTTtagaaaaaattacataacaTTAGTCCATAGTCATACCTTAttataagtatttaattttttttataacggCAAAGTATTCAAACTATCCATAAATATCGAGCcacacatataaataaaaaagtaaagacaCTTAAAACAACAAGATTACGAGACAATCTGATTAAAGAACAACACTTGTCGATactaagaaaaagtaagaaaagaCGTCTAATATAGCTAACAAAAATCCAACGAGCAGAAGAAGTCTCCGCTAACAAACAATTCTCATCGGCAAATGAGATTCACGACCCTTAATATAGCATCAGGCTCGCCATTtagacaaaaataatactaaggTACAACTCAAATCTCGGATAATCTCACGCCAATTACTAGCACCTGGAATATGTATATAGTTATCAACAATTAAACCtaaaaaatttacaacatTTATATTTAGGATTTTGACGAATCTCACGGGAGATTTAGTAGGTgtgaatatatttatgaattatgatagtGGATATATCTAAAATTCCCAATAGCCTACATATGTAGTGCTAAGGCATGAGTTGCCCGAAAAGAGAAGATAGTAGGTAGTGAGATCAGAAAACGATGTCGTATTGTGGACGTGGAATGCCCGGCAATCTCCTCGTGCCTGCTATTGCCCACCTCTATCCAAGCACTTTCCTCACATTACAcgttatttcatttttctcattatttCCTATTCTTTTCTCAACTGGATCACCGGAAGAGCCGGTATCCATCTGGCCTTCCGATTTTAGATGTTGGTTTCTTGAATTAAGGGCTTGGAAAGAGAATTGTTTTGTGGATTGGTCGAATTTATAGTGTTGATTATGGTTTTGCAACAAACTAAAAGGTTAGGTATGTTTTTGAAAGTGGTATTGGAATTGCAAATCGAGTTTAAGAgagtaatttaatttgcaattaatCCTAACATTGGAAAAAGTATAACCTGATTACATATTGATATGTTAATCTCATCTGACATTTTCTCAAACATGATCAAAGGTTTATTTGTGCACATTTTGGAAGtgagaataaatttttataattgcaataaattgaatttataaattaattattcagaataggagtcctatttGGTTataacacgagttttaagaaatataaagaaaagtagatTGAATacgttagtgaaatgtggatcccacatatatatattgattttataatagaatgtgagtggaatgtaagGTCTAcctagtaaaagtgaaataagactcTTACGGTGAGAACGAACTGAAATAGCAAAAcaagactcttattgtgggatggagagagtattatcaTACATTTTACTCTTAACCCATGTAACACATTATATTCCTCACCTCATTTCATTCATTAGGGCATTCACAATGggtggggcggactatagcccgccctatgCACCGCCGCATCAACATTTTATCCTCCAACCCCTCCACCTGCAATGGGGCGGGCTATAGCATTTTACTtctaatttgtatttatataaattgtgGATGGCCTTATACACGCGTACCATCTCATTTCGTTGATAAAAAGAATCTTATATGAAATCGTCACCGTTAAATGAGTCGAGATTCAAAACTAAATTTACTAGAATTATTTCACATGCTAATAATAGCcaatactaaaacaaaaagaaatactatcactaagagcactcccaatgctctccctaaaaactctcttatttctccctaactcctgccacatcagcgccacatcagcaccaaaatttatccccagtttttagccaacttttagccaactgctccaatggtttctcccttatttctcccttatttctccctaactcaacatttcatttttacatcatcatttttaatattatttaattttccctacaaatgtgtttaataaatagatttataaatgaacaattcgtcgttgtattaatcattggaaaatataatacaacgagaaaaaaaaaaactacaaataaaaaaccataaaaaacaaggatttaaaaaactaagagGGAGGAGCGCCCGGCGAGAGGTCCAtcttgatcttcatattttggatGGTCGACCAGAGGGACTGCTTCTCTTCTGGGGTtccgccgccggtgaagtacaACGTGTACAACTGCGCCAGAGTGGCGGCATTGGAAGAGAACGTGGCTTGTTGTAAGAACGGGGATTCCGACTGGGCATCTGACGATatgcccttccccttccgcctccccttcgccttcttcgctcccacagggcgctcgtgcggaccatccTCAGACAAGTCGATGGGGATCGCGCTGCCCTCACTCTCCGCACCGCTAAGTCGCGAGCGCACCGATTTCCCGTGCAGCGCGCTGTGCATCTccgtccggaatttggggagatccttcagCCTATCATAGATTTTCCAATACTTGAAGCCCTTCGACAAGAACTGGCCACTATACATCCGGatggcctcatctcggaccatGTGCTCGTTCTGGCCACTCGTCATGTTCGTCATCAAGTTAGAATATATACCGTTGAAATGGGCGCAGTCCCTCATGAGGCGCTCCCAATGCCGGCGGATCGCCTCACTGCCATGGTCCTTCATCGAGGCAGTCTTGTTGGTCGTGTACTTCTCCGTAACCTGCGCCCAGAACATGATCTCGGTCCGGTAGTTGCTGCGCACCGGGTCTTGAGTCGTGTCCGCCCAGCAGTTGGCTATCAGCTCGGACTCTTCGAGAGTGTAAGTAGTCCTTGTCCGCTTCGGCTTCTCATCGGAAGCCGTATCAGCCGCAGCCGTCGACGCCGGCGCCTTCCCCTTCCCGCTCCTGGAAGGCGGCTCGGCGGGCGTTTCTTCCACCTCGTAGTCGTCCGTGCTTGAGTGTCGGATCCGTTGTGTACGTCGCGGCCTGAGATTCTTCGTCGCCTGGGGTTGATCCAGGGGTGTCGAACAACGATGTGACTATCTCGGGGGCGATACACATCGTCGGGCTGGAGAGGGCATGCTTGAGGGCAGACTGGAAGTACGGTCTGCGTGGCGTAGGAGTCTGCAATGGGGACGGACCCGCATATGGATAttggccgggaggagaacccatcgACAACAACGAGCTCATCCACTGCTCATTTGCTTCATCAATGTTGGGAATTTGCGAACTCGACTCTTTGCCCTTACCCTTACTTTTTCGAGAATTTTTCCTACTAGagctcataattttgaagattgaagattgagataagagattgaaaaattgagagaattgtgtgtgatgaatggaggaggaagaggaagtaTTTATAGTGGTGGAATTATAGATATAGccgtttaaaaaaaaaaaaaaaaaaatatcgcCGAATCGCGCCACAGTTGGCGGCGATGATTCGGCAATGTTTCGGCGATGGATCGCCGGTTGGCGTTAATTCGGGAGGAATAACGCCGAGAATTCGCCGAAATCGTCCCATTGGCCGGCGAAAACTCGGCGATtttcggcgaaaaatcgccgaattTAACGCCGAgcccattgggagtgctctaaatCAAAGATCCATAGTAAAACCATCATTGTACTCAAATCCTAAATCCTCATTTTGGAGTTAGGTAAGCCACGAGCCACAAACTTTGGGTCAACAAAATTACTACACAAACCGGCAAACACCGGTAAATTaccaaatatatttattaaatacaatttcctctctccatctctcatGGTTAGTTGGTTGGTTTGCCTCTATAAATTAAACCTCACCCACAATGATctctttttcctctcttctcCAATTTTTccaccctctctctctccgccGCCGGCCGCCTCTCCCGCCGGATTAttgctcctatttaattcccTTCCATTTCTCCACATATATATCTCCAAGGTAAGTTCTCTCTCTTGATCCCTCACCAGAGAGATTTAGATCTACTTCATCCTTCACTAATTGTTGACCTGTTTCAGCTACCCTTTCCCAAACCCATCTTTCATTTCCACTTCTTTTTcgattttctcaaaatttcagCTGTTTTTCAGTGGATCTCGTCTCCAATTTCTGTAATGTGGCTTCTCTCTTTCttgattttgcaaaaatatcCAATCATTACACATTTTCAGTTCATATTTTGCaaaaaagattcaatctttACACATTTTCAgttcatattaatatatattgcCGTCTCTTTCAGTGTCCCGGGATTTGGGGGGACAGTCAGAGTAGTAAAGAtgcaatttttcttaattcttaattactaatcttattttcgaaaatatttttcttgcttttttaTAGTGTTATATTCTTGATTTCTTGCcaattttccaaatttaaattgtaatttcatttctatgttACTTgctagttttatttattttgtggatAAGGATGTGGATTAGATGGAAATATGGATAAGAATTTTGGTTATATGGAAATAAATCTTCTTGTTAATTCTGATTTATACATTTCTTGCATAAGATCGTATTTCTTttggtaattagttaatttCTTGTGCCTTACTCATTTTATTGGATCCTATTTATTCTTTCATTGCTTGTGGAGTTTGATATTTTCGATTGAATTTAATCCTTTTCtgcattattttattctgATTTAGACAATATATTTCTTGATagacatattatatatagagataataatatattactatgCATACTCTATGTGAGCATCATTCTACGTTTAATGTTAATtgtattgttttgttttatactccatatgataATTGTTGTGTAAATGTTTAGTATTGTGTCCTTGTGTTTTTATGTACTCATTTTTCACTGATGGTTAGTAATTCTTGGTGATACAGAGGGTAGCATTTGTGTCGGGAAGTCGTAAAAGATTATGGATTGTGTCAAGGTTCTTCTTGATGGTGGAAAGGGGGGAGTGGAGTCGGGACTCAAGAACGTGAGCTCCCACTGCTCGTTATCCGAGATGGATGATTATGATCTCTCGAAGCTACTTGAGAGGCCTAGATTGAACATTGAGAGGCAGAGGTCGTTCGATGAGAGGTCACTGAGCGAACTATCAGTTGGTCTGTCTCGAGGTCTGGATCACTACGAGAGTGCATACTCCCCGGGGCGGTCAGCGTTGGACACCCCTGCCTCGTCTGCTAGGAACTCGTTCGAGCCACATCCAATGGTTGCTGATGCTTGGGAAGCCCTCAGGCGCTCGTTGGTGCACTTTCGCGGCCAGCCAGTTGGCACCATTGCTGCTTATGATCACGCTTCCGAGGAGGTCTTGAATTACGATCAGGTGCTGAGATTTGAACATCTTTGCTGCTTAACCattactatcttttttttatatgtaattGTGGGTTGCTGCAGGTGTTTGTTCGGGATTTTGTGCCGAGTGCGTTGGCCTTCTTGATGAACGGGGAGCCGGATATAGTGAAGAACTTCTTGTTAAAGACTCTTCAACTTCAAGGATGGGAGAAGAGAATCGACCGGTTCAAGCTTGGCGAGGGCGCTATGCCGGCTAGTTTCAAAGTGCTTCACGACCCTGTTCGGAAAACTGACACGATTGTGGCAGATTTCGGTGAAAGTGCTATTGGAAGAGTGGCTCCGATTGATTCTGGATTCTGGTGGATCATTCTACTCCGTGCATACACAAAGTCGACTGGAGACCTCTCTCTGGCCGAGACACCCGAGTGCCAGAAGGGGATGAGGCTTATCCTGGCACTGTGTTTGTCCGAAGGCTTTGACACGTTCCCGACATTGCTGTGTGCTGACGGTTGCTCGATGATTGATCGTAGAATGGTGAGATATCTTACAACTCCCTTGCTATAGACGAAATCCAGCGTGCTTGTTTGTGATCTATATTCATGcttatcaatttcaaatcttgaattttggCAGGGAATCTATGGCTACCCGATCGAGATCCAATCGCTCTTCTTTATGGCGCTGAGAGCTGCTCTAGCCATGTTGAAGCACGACGCGGAAGGCAAGGAGTTCATCGAGAGAATAGTGAAGCGTCTCCACGCCTTGAGTTACCACATGAGGAGTTACTTCTGGCTCGATTTTCAACAATTGAACGATATATACCGGTACAAAACCGAGGAATACTCTCACACTGCTGTCAACAAGTTCAACGTGATCCCTGATTCAATCCCCGACTGGGTGTTCGACTTCATGCCAACGCGCGGTGGTTACTTCATCGGAAATGTTAGCCCCGCGAGGATGGATTTTAGATGGTTTGCTCTCGGCAATTGTGTTGCCATATTG
This window contains:
- the LOC125205549 gene encoding probable alkaline/neutral invertase D, with the translated sequence MDCVKVLLDGGKGGVESGLKNVSSHCSLSEMDDYDLSKLLERPRLNIERQRSFDERSLSELSVGLSRGLDHYESAYSPGRSALDTPASSARNSFEPHPMVADAWEALRRSLVHFRGQPVGTIAAYDHASEEVLNYDQVFVRDFVPSALAFLMNGEPDIVKNFLLKTLQLQGWEKRIDRFKLGEGAMPASFKVLHDPVRKTDTIVADFGESAIGRVAPIDSGFWWIILLRAYTKSTGDLSLAETPECQKGMRLILALCLSEGFDTFPTLLCADGCSMIDRRMGIYGYPIEIQSLFFMALRAALAMLKHDAEGKEFIERIVKRLHALSYHMRSYFWLDFQQLNDIYRYKTEEYSHTAVNKFNVIPDSIPDWVFDFMPTRGGYFIGNVSPARMDFRWFALGNCVAILSSLATPEQASAIMDLFEERWEELVGEMPLKISYPAIESHEWRIVTGCDPKNTRWSYHNGGSWPVLLWLLTAACIKTGRPQIARRAIDLAESRLLKDSWPEYYDGKLGRYIGKQARKYQTWSIAGYLVAKMMLEDPSHLGMISLEEDKQMKPVLKRSSSWTC